From the Carya illinoinensis cultivar Pawnee chromosome 4, C.illinoinensisPawnee_v1, whole genome shotgun sequence genome, one window contains:
- the LOC122308004 gene encoding uncharacterized protein LOC122308004, translating into MAEYESYHETHHHPQTIPKETALQAINTIVQLHFEKTLEKKRSIDLQKKELHKLFQLFFIFLGLVFLAQAQSSRLQCRHCWIPITLLSLSHLIFYVSVAQTLKCINGFKYQRRCHKLTLGTATERLREMKVKMSATGGEQFDGACDGDFEIHYQEPPESYFGHPRNFSSRLGGEIREA; encoded by the exons ATGGCGGAATACGAATCGTACCACGAAACCCACCACCATCCTCAAACAATCCCGAAAGAGACAGCCCTCCAGGCCATAAACACCATAGTCCAGCTCCATTTCGAGAAGACCCTGGAGAAGAAGCGCTCCATAGACCTCCAAAAGAAGGAGCTCCACAAGCTCTTCcaactcttcttcatcttcttgggTCTCGTCTTCCTTGCACAGGCTCAGTCCTCTCGCCTACAGTGCCGCCATTGCTGGATCCCCATCACCTTACTCTCCCTCTCCCACCTCATCTTCTACGTCTCCGTGGCCCAGACCCTGAAGTGCATCAACGGGTTCAAGTACCAGAGGCGCTGCCACAAGCTCACTCTTGGAACGGCCACCGAGAGGCTCAGGGAGATGAAGGTGAAAATGAGTGCCACTGGGGGCGAGCAGTTCGATGGGGCTTGTGACGGTGACTTTGAGATTCATTACCAGGAGCCTCCGGAGAGTTACTTTG GACATCCAAGAAACTTTAGTAGCAGATTGGGCGGAGAGATCAGA
- the LOC122307439 gene encoding protein BOLA2: MGVTKEQVESSLRAKMNPSQLEVIDTSGGCGASFAIEIVSEKFEGKRLLERHRLVNAALEEEMKEIHALSIKKALTPEQWNQQQQPEKSHPAS; encoded by the exons atgggggtgACAAAGGAGCAAGTAGAATCTTCGTTGAGGGCAAAGATGAATCCTTCGCAGCTC GAGGTCATTGATACATCTGGAGG ATGTGGTGCAAGTTTTGCGATTGAAATTGTGTCAGAAAAATTTGAAGGGAAGAGGTTGTTGGAGAGGCATCGGCTGGTGAATGCTGCCctggaagaagaaatgaaagaaattcaTGCTTTATCAATTAAGAAAGCTTTGACCCCAGAGCAGTGGAACCAGCAGCAACAGCCTGAAAAATCTCATCCTGCTTCTTAG
- the LOC122307705 gene encoding receptor-like protein EIX2 translates to MVRYIYIVLALVAFFLQIPRFCRGATSSLGCKEAERQALIQFKDSLNGSLNRLSSWTGKDCCKWEGLGCNNNTGHVIKLDLRNRVYPDSNGYFIKVSNQLKANAVNPSLLKLKYLEHLDLSWNDFMGSPIPTFLSSMQRLRYLNLSNSRFNGVVPDQLGNLHRLHALDLSSGPSEYDFQLSVRNLQWLSHLSSLRHLDMSWVNLQNASDLSQVLNKLPFLVHLRLSSCGIGNHVNPFHDYANSTFLEHFDVSVNALQGPIPDIIQHMSALKVLDLSANIFDSKIPVWLANLKSLVHLNLGFNNFSGEIPNDLGNLTSLIVLDLSFNSLVGGIPSSLWNLCSLKVLDLTMNRLNETISDPSKNASGCIGSSLEKLSLRWNTVRSPLPDWFSQFSNLKTLDLANNSFYGAIPASYGKLLNLRMLDFSRNRLNGSVPESFGKLSSLEKLLMSTNSLQGIMSELHFTNLSRLEELDLGVNSLALKVNLNWVPPFQLNYINMRSCNIGPQFPAWLQNQKRITTLYLSNTSISDALPVWFPNLNFTYLDLSFNQIRGRLPTFSQPASLYMNLYLSSNKFEGPLPTFPSILNRLDLTDNLISGPIPEDIGNMTPTLDNLLLSGNQISGSIPESLCKINTLRVLDLSKNRLSGDIPDCWSNFKILVVLDFSANNLSGVIPSSFGHATSLQSLHLSNNSLEGELPSSLRNCTSMVIFDGGENGLSGNIPRWIGKSMLKLEIFRVRKNKFDGTIPSEICSLPDLQVLDLAQNNLSGTIPTCFGNLRGMIDGNGTSDIGIYLWSTTYGENMVQFMKGKQLEYTKTLKYLINMDLSSNTLKGTIPEELTNLVRLRGLNLSNNHLTGKMPAMIGNIRSLESLDFSRNQLSGSIPRSMSALTSLSHLNLSSNDLSGQIPSGNQLQTLDDPSIYTGNPLLCGFPLPKCASAEPPPPSNEGTDEGNVSETEWLYISMSAGYVTGLWGVLGVMMFKKNWRDAYFRFVDNAKDKTISAFKRKASTPIRRRSATRRNRMEWSW, encoded by the coding sequence ATGGTGCGGTACATCTATATCGTCCTTGCTCTTGTTGCTTTCTTCCTTCAAATCCCACGTTTCTGTCGGGGTGCAACCTCAAGCCTTGGCTGCAAAGAGGCAGAAAGACAGGCTCTTATACAGTTCAAAGATAGCCTAAATGGCAGCCTGAATCGGCTCTCTTCATGGACAGGCAAAGATTGCTGCAAATGGGAAGGACTAGGCTGTAACAACAACACTGGACATGTCATTAAGCTCGACCTCCGAAACCGAGTCTATCCAGACTCGAATGGATACTTCATTAAAGTTTCCAACCAGTTAAAGGCCAACGCTGTCAACCCGTCTTTGTTGAAGTTGAAATATTTGGAGCACTTGGACTTGAGCTGGAACGATTTCATGGGAAGCCCGATTCCCACTTTCTTAAGCTCAATGCAAAGACTACGATATCTTAATCTGTCTAACTCACGCTTCAATGGAGTTGTTCCTGATCAACTTGGCAACCTACATAGGTTGCATGCTCTTGATCTTAGTAGCGGTCCAAGTGAATACGATTTTCAGCTTTCAGTCCGCAACCTTCAGTGGCTTTCCCATCTTTCATCATTGCGGCACCTAGACATGAGCTGGGTGAACCTTCAGAATGCCTCTGACTTGTCTCAGGTACTCAATAAGCTTCCCTTTTTGGTTCATTTACGCTTGTCATCTTGTGGAATTGGTAATCATGTTAATCCGTTCCATGATTATGCCAATTCCACGTTTCTTGAGCACTTTGATGTTAGTGTGAACGCACTTCAAGGTCCTATCCCTGATATTATTCAGCACATGAGTGCGCTCAAAGTCCTCGACCTTTCAGCCAACATCTTTGATTCTAAAATTCCTGTGTGGTTGGCTAACCTGAAAAGCCTTGTGCATCTTAATCTTGGCTTCAATAACTTCAGTGGTGAAATCCCAAATGATTTGGGAAACCTCACTTCTCTGATAGTCCTAGACCTTTCTTTCAATTCATTAGTGGGAGGCATACCAAGTTCTTTGTGGAATCTTTGTAGTTTGAAAGTCTTGGATTTAACTATGAACAGATTGAATGAAACAATCTCAGACCCTTCTAAAAATGCATCCGGATGCATCGGAAGCAGTCTTGAGAAACTGAGTTTGAGATGGAACACGGTTAGAAGTCCTTTGCCTGATTGGTTTTCGCAGTTTTCGAATCTAAAAACCCTTGATCTTGCAAACAACTCGTTCTATGGTGCCATTCCAGCTTCATATGGGAAATTGCTCAACTTGAGAATGCTGGATTTTTCTCGTAATCGTTTGAATGGATCGGTTCCAGAATCCTTCGGGAAACTTTCTTCTCTTGAGAAACTACTCATGTCCACCAATTCATTGCAAGGAATCATGTCCGAACTCCACTTTACTAACCTCTCAAGATTAGAAGAACTAGACCTAGGAGTCAACTCTTTGGCTTTGAAAGTAAATTTAAACTGGGTGCCCCCCTTTCAACTCAATTACATAAACATGAGATCCTGCAATATTGGTCCTCAATTTCCTGCTTGGCTTCAAAACCAAAAAAGGATCACCACGTTGTACCTATCCAACACAAGCATCTCGGATGCTCTGCCTGTGTGGTTTCCCAACCTGAATTTTACCTATCTGGACCTATCCTTCAACCAGATCAGGGGCAGGCTGCCAACATTTTCTCAGCCAGCTTCTCTCTACATGAACCTGTATTTGAGTTCCAACAAATTCGAAGGCCCCTTGCCAACCTTTCCTTCTATTCTGAACAGATTGGATCTCACTGACAACCTAATTTCAGGTCCAATTCCAGAAGATATTGGCAACATGACGCCTACACTAGACAATTTACTTCTCTCTGGTAATCAAATAAGCGGTTCTATACCAGAGTCATTGTGCAAAATAAATACCCTACGAGTTCTGGACCTCTCCAAAAATAGGCTATCTGGTGACATTCCAGATTGTTGGAGCAATTTTAAGATTTTGGTGGTTCTAGATTTTTCTGCCAACAACCTTTCTGGAGTCATCCCAAGTTCATTTGGACATGCAACATCATTGCAGTCCTTGCACTTGAGCAATAACAGTCTCGAAGGAGAGCTGCCATCGTCCTTGAGAAATTGTACAAGCATGGTAATTTTCGATGGTGGTGAAAACGGATTATCTGGAAATATACCTagatggattggaaagagcatgCTGAAGCTTGAAATTTTTCGAGTACGAAAAAATAAGTTCGATGGAACTATTCCTTCAGAAATATGCAGCCTCCCTGATCTTCAGGTACTTGACCTTGCGCAAAATAATCTATCAGGAACAATTCCTACTTGTTTTGGGAATTTGAGGGGCATGATTGATGGGAATGGTACTAGTGATATTGGCATATATCTATGGTCAACTACGTACGGAGAAAACATGGTTCAGTTCATGAAAGGGAAGCAGCTCGAGTACACCAAGACGCTGAAGTACCTAATTAACATGGATCTCTCCAGTAATACACTGAAAGGAACTATCCCGGAAGAACTAACAAACCTTGTACGATTACGTGGCTTAAACTTGTCCAACAATCATTTGACAGGGAAGATGCCTGCCATGATTGGCAACATAAGGTCATTGGAATCTCTGGACTTCTCAAGAAACCAGCTTTCTGGCTCAATTCCACGAAGCATGTCTGCCCTGACTTCTCTAAGCCACCTCAACTTGTCCTCCAACGACCTGTCTGGACAAATTCCATCAGGCAATCAGCTGCAGACCCTTGATGATCCCTCCATTTACACAGGCAACCCTCTACTCTGTGGCTTTCCACTACCAAAGTGTGCAAGTGCTGAGCCGCCTCCGCCTAGCAATGAAGGGACAGATGAAGGAAATGTATCTGAAACGGAATGGCTTTACATCTCCATGTCTGCAGGTTACGTGACTGGACTATGGGGGGTTCTTGGTGTCATGATGTTCAAGAAGAATTGGAGAGATGCTTATTTCAGATTTGTGGATAACGCCAAAGACAAGACTATTTCAGCATTTAAAAGAAAGGCGTCAACTCCAATTAGAAGAAGGTCCGCTACCAGGAGAAACCGCATGGAATGGAGTTG